From one Trifolium pratense cultivar HEN17-A07 linkage group LG1, ARS_RC_1.1, whole genome shotgun sequence genomic stretch:
- the LOC123892422 gene encoding alkane hydroxylase MAH1-like, with protein sequence MKEGLEKGEKFDRYIRDTAVNLLIAGNGTISSGLSWFFWLVSIHPIVEAKIIQEIRDNCLTQGENLITNFSVEVLDKLVYLHGAISEALRLFPPLAFQHKCAIKSDKLPSGDHVKPNTKLIYSLYAMGRTEQIWGEDCLEFKPERWISDRGQIKHVPSYKFIAFNAGPRSCLGKDISFVEMKMVAISILWKFRIHVVEGHSIAPKVSIALRMKDGLKIKINKRYD encoded by the coding sequence ATGAAGGAAGGACTGGAAAAGGGGGAAAAGTTTGACAGGTATATTCGAGACACCGCAGTCAATCTTttaattgcaggaaatggaacAATTAGTTCTGGTCTCAGTTGGTTTTTTTGGCTTGTTTCAATTCATCCTATTGTAGAAGCTAAAATTATTCAAGAGATTAGAGATAATTGTTTAACACAAGGGGAGAACTTAATCACTAATTTCAGTGTAGAAGTTCTTGATAAGCTAGTTTACCTTCATGGAGCTATAAGTGAAGCCTTAAGGCTTTTTCCTCCACTAGCATTTCAACACAAATGTGCAATCAAATCTGATAAACTACCTAGTGGAGACCATGTTAAGCCAAATACAAAGTTAATATACTCTTTGTATGCAATGGGAAGGACGGAACAAATATGGGGAGAAGATTGTCTGGAATTTAAACCGGAGAGATGGATATCAGATAGAGGACAAATTAAACATGTACCATCTTACAAGTTCATTGCATTCAATGCTGGCCCAAGAAGTTGTCTTGGGAAAGATATTAGCTTTGTTGAAATGAAAATGGTTGCAATTTCTATTTTATGGAAGTTCCGCATACATGTTGTGGAAGGTCACTCTATAGCTCCAAAAGTTTCTATTGCTCTTCGCATGAAAGATGGCTTGaagatcaaaataaataaaagatatgaTTGA
- the LOC123895447 gene encoding pentatricopeptide repeat-containing protein At5g56310-like gives MNSSLIRTLSNTKQHYQKQITSSQYQLQQLLSNCTNLTHLQQTHSFMLKTSLDQNDINLSRFIHKSASLNFPNYSYSIFTSNHNRPLPIFVYNNVIWALSSSNPTRAVSLFNVVRSFGLSFDSYSLPYVMKAIVSLNDVVLGKQVHCVGIVTGLDCYLSVVSSIIQMYSCCCNDVVSARKMFDDDHGFGKNGSVWNAMIAAYAKVGDVCNARKLFDSMPQMDKDVISWTTLISGYTQTHNPNEAIKLFRRMQLENVKPDEIAILAVLSACADLGALHLGEWIHNYIEKHKLNKIVPIYNSLIDMYAKSGNIHKALQLFENMKHKTIITWTTMITGLALHGLGKEAIHIFSCMEKEGRVKLTEVTFIAVLSACSHVGLVELGRDYFTSMRSRYGIEPKIEHYGCMIDLLGRAGHLQEAKELVLRMPFEPNAAIWGSLLAASTRCSDAELAEEALRHLTVLEPGHSGNYSLLSNTYASLGRWSESREARKVMRDAGVEKMPGVSFIEVNSRVYEFIAGDKSSIYFVDIFDILHNLDLQIKIQTH, from the exons ATGAATTCATCATTAATTCGAACACTCTCCAACACAAAACAACATTACCAAAAACAAATAACCTCATCACAATACCAACTCCAACAACTACTCTCTAATTGCACCAACCTAACTCACCTTCAACAAACACATTCCTTCATGCTCAAAACATCACTCGACCAAAACGACATCAACCTCTCCCGTTTCATTCACAAATCCGCTTCACTCAATTTCCCAAACTACTCTTACTCTATTTTCACTTCCAATCACAACCGTCCATTACCCATCTTTGTCTACAACAACGTTATTTGGGCTCTTTCTTCATCTAACCCTACACGTGCCGTTTCGTTATTCAACGTTGTTCGTAGTTTTGGATTGTCGTTTGATTCTTATTCTTTGCCTTATGTTATGAAAGCTATTGTTTCATTAAACGACGTTGTTTTGGGAAAACAGGTTCATTGTGTTGGTATTGTTACTGGTTTGGATTGTTATTTATCTGTTGTTAGTTCGATTATTCAAATGTATTCTTGTTGTTGTAATGATGTTGTTTCTGCTCGGAAGATGTTTGATGATGATCATGGGTTTGGAAAAAATGGGTCTGTTTGGAATGCTATGATTGCTGCTTATGCTAAAGTTGGTGATGTTTGTAATGCACGGAAGTTGTTTGATTCTATGCCTCAAATGGATAAGGATGTTATTTCATGGACCACTCTTATTTCGGGTTACACGCAG ACTCATAATCCCAATGAAGCTATTAAGCTCTTCCGTAGAATGCAGCTAGAGAATGTGAAACCAGATGAAATTGCAATTTTGGCTGTACTATCTGCCTGTGCTGATTTGGGTGCTCTTCACTTGGGAGAGTGGATTCACAACTACATTGAAAAGCACAAGTTGAACAAGATTGTTCCTATTTACAACTCACTCATAGACATGTATGCCAAATCCGGCAACATACACAAAGCACTACAATTATTTGAGAATATGAAGCATAAAACAATTATAACATGGACAACAATGATCACCGGGCTTGCTTTACACGGTCTAGGAAAGGAAGCCATTCATATATTTTCCTGCATGGAGAAAGAGGGTCGAGTGAAGCTCACTGAAGTCACCTTTATCGCCGTCCTTTCTGCTTGTAGCCATGTTGGATTGGTAGAACTAGGCCGCGATTATTTCACGTCTATGAGGTCTAGATATGGAATTGAACCTAAGATTGAGCATTATGGTTGCATGATTGATTTGCTTGGACGTGCTGGCCATCTTCAAGAAGCGAAAGAACTGGTTTTGAGGATGCCCTTTGAACCAAATGCAGCTATATGGGGATCACTGCTTGCTGCCTCAACTAGATGTAGTGATGCTGAGCTAGCAGAGGAAGCTTTGCGCCATCTCACGGTGTTGGAGCCTGGCCATAGCGGAAATTATTCACTCTTGTCCAATACCTATGCTTCACTCGGTAGATGGAGTGAATCTCGGGAGGCAAGAAAGGTTATGCGGGATGCAGGTGTCGAAAAGATGCCGGGTGTCAGTTTTATTGAGGTGAACAGTAGAGTATATGAATTCATTGCTGGAGACAAATCAAGCATTTACTTTGTTGACATATTTGATATCTTGCATAACTTAGATTTGCAAATAAAAATACAGACCCATTAG
- the LOC123895525 gene encoding uncharacterized protein LOC123895525 has translation MSFTTSLSPHFLSLPNKTPSLTPFNSSKPLSLFPKLHPKPLITKASSSSSKNPNPNQPKENEIVEVEVEEELPWIQEKALDLVEFTGSVTQAIPGPRVGPTSLPWILAVPLGYVGVTFVIAFVKTVKKFTSPKAQRRKLVGKNAMLCKSVDELLLQRGRDEVKVDDLKAIADKTGFGLQEILRKYIRYVLNEKPFNPDVVADLIQLRRASTLNDSQVAEILNEISRRIVRDKGPIVMNKSGYTEKGFKRKLAVQALFGKVFYLSELPEFCSSDSSLVVKEIFGVTDEDADLLRLQTTSEAGNLDALEKMADISDSEDSSEAS, from the exons ATGTCTTTCACTACTTCTCTTTCTcctcactttctctctctcccAAACAAAACCCCATCCCTAACCCCTTTCAATTCATCTAAACCCTTATCATTATTCCCTAAACTCCACCCAAAACCACTCATCACAAAAGCTTCATCGTCGTCGTCGaaaaaccctaaccctaatcaACCCAAAGAAAACGAAATTGTTGAAGTTGAAGTAGAAGAAGAACTTCCATGGATTCAGGAAAAAGCTCTTGACCTTGTTGAGTTCACTGGTTCGGTTACACAAGCTATTCCTGGACCTAGAGTGGGTCCCACTTCGTTGCCGTGGATTCTCGCTGTTCCTCTTGGTTATGTTGGTGTTACTTTTGTTATTGCGTTTGTTAAGACTGTTAAGAAGTTTACTTCTCCTAAAGCACAGCGACGTAAATTG gttGGTAAAAATGCGATGCTGTGTAAGTCGGTGGATGAGTTGTTGTTACAAAGAGGAAGAGATGAAGTTAAGGTTGATGATCTCAAGGCAATTGCGGATAAG ACAGGTTTTGGTTTGCAAGAAATTTTGCGCAAATATATCCGGTATGTTCTGAATGAGAAACCATTCAACCCTGATGTTGTAGCTGATTTAATTCAGCTAAGGAGAGCTTCTACGTTAAATGACTCACAAGTTGCTGAGATTCTAAATGAAATTTCACGAAGAATTGTGCGAGACAAAG GCCCAATTGTAATGAATAAATCAGGTTATACTGAAAAGGGTTTCAAGAGAAAACTAGCTGTTCAGGCCCTTTTTGGAAAGGTCTTCTATCTATCTGAG CTGCCAGAGTTCTGTTCAAGTGATAGCTCTTTAGTTGTCAAGGAAATCTTCGGGGTTACAGA TGAAGACGCCGACCTACTCAGATTACAGACAACTTCTGAAGCTGGCAACCTAGATGCACTTGAGAAGATGGCTGATATTTCAGATTCAGAAGATTCTAGCGAGGCTTCATGA
- the LOC123902943 gene encoding hydroquinone glucosyltransferase-like, protein MEHQKVCIAMVPCPGLSHLIPLVEFAKLLILHHKNFHVKFLIPTLGPPTLSTKSILNSLPPNIDFMFLPQINIHDLPPNIHMSTQMKLTVKHSLPSLYQAINTILTSSQLENNNLVALVFDVFSSDVIDIAKKFNLLSYFFATSSAIGIQFCLGLPKLDETLSSEFIDTTKTFDIPNSKVSFKVKDFPDPVLFGRSSETYKAFLLLCQRFSLVDGIIINSFKDLELDAIRSMEDFLNVYPVGPIIQKESKSKENESKCITWLNKNPKKSVLFISFGSGGTLTNEQINEIAFGLELSGCNFLWVLRVPSKQSNSAYFSESSPKGNHDFDDDPLKYLPLGFLERTKDQGLIIPSWAPQVEILSHGSIGGFLTHCGWGSSLEGLVFGVPMICWPLFAEQRMNAATLTDVFKVAVRPKIDEEDGIIKGEEVARVIMIIMDQCSRDGEGLQLRRRIEDLRVGAATAVSENGSSRRALSNLVLKWEERVITQKLKCFPHMN, encoded by the coding sequence ATGGAGCACCAAAAGGTATGCATAGCCATGGTTCCTTGTCCAGGATTAAGCCATTTAATCCCACTTGTAGAATTTGCAAAACTACTTATTCTTCATCACAAAAATTTCCATGTCAAATTCCTCATTCCAACACTAGGTCCCCCAACACTTTCAACCAAATCAATCTTAAACTCTCTTCCACCAAACATTGATTTCATGTTCCTTCCTCAAATCAACATCCATGACCTTCCTCCTAACATTCACATGTCAACACAAATGAAACTCACAGTTAAACACTCCCTACCCTCTTTGTACCAAGCTATTAACACAATTTTAACTTCTTCACAATTAGAAAACAACAACCTTGTTGCTTTGGTTTTTGATGTTTTCTCAAGTGATGTTATTGATATAGCTAAAAAGTTCAACCTTTTGTCTTATTTCTTTGCTACTTCATCAGCTATAGGAATTCAGTTTTGTCTTGGTCTTCCAAAACTTGATGAAACTCTTTCATCTGAGTTTATAGACACAACAAAAACTTTTGACATTCCAAATTCTAAGGTTTCTTTTAAGGTAAAAGATTTTCCTGACCCTGTTCTTTTTGGAAGATCTAGTGAAACATACAAAGCATTTCTTCTTTTGTGTCAAAGATTCTCTTTGGTAGATGGTATCATCATCAATAGCTTCAAAGATTTGGAACTAGATGCAATAAGATCTATGGAGGATTTTCTCAATGTTTACCCTGTGGGACCCATCATTCAAAAAGAGTCAAAGAGTAAGGAAAATGAGTCAAAGTGTATTACATGGTTGAACAAGAACCCTAAAAAATCTGTTTTGTTCATTTCTTTTGGGAGTGGTGGAACACTCACTAATGAACAAATCAATGAAATAGCTTTTGGGTTAGAATTAAGTGGTTGCAATTTTTTGTGGGTTTTAAGAGTTCCAAGTAAGCAATCCAATTCTGCTTATTTTAGTGAATCATCACCAAAAGGTAATCATGATTTTGATGATGACCCATTAAAATATTTGCCATTGGGTTTTTTGGAAAGGACTAAAGATCAAGGCTTGATAATTCCTTCATGGGCCCCACAAGTTGAAATTCTGAGTCATGGTTCGATAGGTGGTTTTTTGACTCATTGTGGTTGGGGTTCATCTTTAGAGGGTTTGGTTTTTGGTGTGCCTATGATTTGTTGGCCATTGTTTGCTGAGCAAAGAATGAATGCAGCAACTCTTACAGATGTTTTTAAAGTGGCAGTGAGACCAAAAATTGATGAGGAAGATGGGATTATAAAAGGAGAGGAAGTTGCTAGAGTTATAATGATTATAATGGACCAATGTTCAAGGGATGGTGAAGGCTTGCAATTAAGGAGAAGAATTGAAGATTTGAGAGTTGGAGCTGCTACTGCTGTGAGTGAAAATGGTTCCTCTAGAAGGGCATTATCTAATTTAGTGCTCAAATGGGAAGAAAGAGTGATAActcaaaaattgaaatgttttcCACACATGAATTAG